A genomic region of Nostoc sp. UHCC 0702 contains the following coding sequences:
- a CDS encoding restriction system-associated AAA family ATPase has protein sequence MKLLRVRIISAKTCGGLLDGLNLQLRSPFSVYSGFDPLCLIGPNGAGKSQFLQVLTEIFQSVFHRCIPDEERVEGNPDLLFELEYLIHPEDEQLPVRVRISRKASSKNRPSLVIERRDEDEYDWIECDLNAPQTRTLLPQKIVGYTSGDNETLSLPFLLSRSGYAKDVTESALHEPKRVPDTRLMLIDYGTHLEVFVANLLLGDASQWDFLLQDAKLQNLHSFRCIVQLAHSAAPKIPSRRGSQSTRKGIQLTNELEDYLDQLKRCATCYTYDDKTETYTFDYWINDQTREAFRSFWNNTLDLYSSFHKFAMLNDLVLPKKTRERFRKDTKSRRFASRLPEPQDEDKVFRFERVMFTAQRTGKEVDYVSLSDGEHQLGQILGTFCMLSFPNVLFLLDEPESHFNPLWRVRFISRILDLPTTHGDRRESAKATEQECLLTTHSPFVPSDMHRDKVFIFSKDEEGKIQVQNPNIETFGTTFDTIIEECFNVRPPMSQVPHDEIKRLMESENPEEIRAGMQHLGDSVEKAFLVDRLLRLTNRDEV, from the coding sequence ATGAAGCTTTTAAGGGTTCGCATCATTTCTGCTAAAACTTGCGGGGGGCTACTTGATGGGCTGAACTTACAGTTACGAAGTCCATTTAGTGTCTATTCTGGGTTTGATCCTTTATGTCTTATTGGGCCGAATGGCGCAGGTAAATCTCAATTCTTACAAGTGCTAACAGAAATTTTTCAGTCTGTGTTCCACAGATGCATTCCCGATGAAGAACGTGTAGAAGGAAATCCCGACTTGCTATTCGAGCTTGAGTACCTCATTCACCCAGAAGATGAGCAGCTACCTGTCCGTGTTCGCATCTCACGGAAAGCCAGTAGTAAAAATCGTCCAAGCCTTGTAATCGAGCGGAGAGATGAAGATGAATACGACTGGATAGAATGTGACCTCAACGCTCCTCAAACCCGTACACTTTTGCCTCAAAAGATTGTTGGCTACACGTCAGGCGATAATGAAACGCTCAGTTTGCCGTTCCTCTTAAGTCGCAGCGGGTACGCGAAGGATGTAACCGAAAGTGCATTACACGAGCCAAAACGCGTTCCCGATACTCGGCTAATGCTGATTGACTATGGAACGCACCTTGAAGTTTTTGTGGCAAATCTCCTGTTGGGTGATGCTTCCCAGTGGGATTTTCTGCTACAGGATGCAAAACTGCAAAACCTGCACTCATTTCGTTGCATAGTCCAACTTGCACACAGTGCAGCCCCGAAGATTCCAAGTAGGAGAGGCTCACAAAGTACGCGAAAAGGAATACAGCTTACCAACGAACTGGAAGATTATCTCGATCAGCTTAAACGTTGCGCTACCTGCTACACCTATGACGATAAAACAGAGACGTATACCTTTGACTATTGGATAAATGACCAGACAAGAGAAGCGTTTCGCTCGTTTTGGAACAACACGCTTGATTTGTACTCGTCATTCCACAAGTTCGCAATGTTAAACGACTTGGTACTTCCCAAGAAAACCCGCGAGCGGTTTCGGAAAGATACCAAATCGAGAAGGTTTGCTTCACGTCTTCCAGAGCCTCAGGATGAAGATAAGGTTTTTCGATTTGAACGAGTAATGTTTACTGCTCAAAGGACTGGCAAAGAGGTAGACTACGTATCGCTTTCCGATGGCGAGCATCAGCTTGGGCAGATTCTGGGAACGTTTTGTATGTTGTCATTTCCTAACGTACTTTTCCTGCTTGATGAGCCTGAGTCACATTTCAATCCGCTATGGCGGGTGAGGTTCATTTCACGCATATTGGATCTGCCTACTACACATGGCGATCGCAGAGAATCTGCTAAAGCTACTGAACAAGAGTGCTTACTAACCACACACTCGCCTTTCGTCCCCTCAGATATGCACAGAGACAAAGTTTTTATTTTTAGCAAAGACGAAGAAGGGAAGATTCAAGTCCAAAATCCCAATATTGAGACATTTGGCACTACATTCGACACAATCATTGAGGAATGCTTTAACGTTCGCCCGCCTATGTCACAAGTTCCTCATGATGAAATTAAAAGGCTTATGGAGAGTGAAAATCCTGAAGAAATAAGGGCAGGGATGCAGCATCTGGGTGATTCTGTCGAGAAAGCATTTCTTGTTGATCGACTGTTACGGCTAACAAATAGGGATGAGGTGTAG
- a CDS encoding N-6 DNA methylase, producing the protein MTTITHDIVAKLWNLCNVLKDDGVTYHQYVIELTYLLFLKMAKETGTENVLLEGYRWDDLEGRAATERLDFYKLLLLYLGSHGSTLVKEIFANATSSIKKPNTLSVLVTEIDKLDWYSARQEGLGDVYEGLLEKNANEKKSGAGQYFTPRPLIDSMVHVMRPTLEDVIQDPAAGTGGFLIAANRYIRENSDPDTWTEKQQRKYRRNTFYGMEHVQDTHRLALMNLMLHGLEFVPQGAGIRYGDTLSPDGEALPKATLILTNPPFGSKKGGGLPTRKDFTFSTSNKQFCFLQHIYGGLKPGGRAAAVFPDNVLFDSNVGKQIRAELMEKCNLHTILRLPSGIFYAPGVKTNVLFFTRGKKEKGNTQEVWVYDMRANISQFGKRTQLTREHFADFEVAFGSDPLGSPASLTKRVDTGEQGRFRLFTRDWIADHNDNLDISWLKDESADDTNELPELAVLAQEAMVELEAALAELRGILEELGEEVEA; encoded by the coding sequence ATGACTACCATTACCCACGATATCGTCGCCAAGCTATGGAATCTTTGTAACGTCCTCAAGGATGATGGCGTGACGTATCACCAATACGTCATTGAATTGACGTACCTGTTGTTTTTGAAGATGGCAAAAGAGACTGGCACAGAAAACGTGCTTCTTGAGGGTTATCGCTGGGACGACCTAGAAGGCAGAGCAGCAACTGAGCGTTTGGATTTTTACAAACTTCTGTTGCTCTACCTTGGTAGTCACGGTTCAACGCTCGTTAAAGAAATTTTTGCCAATGCCACTTCCTCTATCAAAAAGCCCAACACGCTTTCTGTACTTGTCACCGAGATCGACAAACTTGACTGGTACAGCGCTCGGCAAGAAGGACTGGGCGACGTGTATGAAGGGCTGCTGGAAAAGAACGCCAATGAAAAAAAATCCGGTGCTGGTCAGTACTTTACACCCCGTCCGCTGATCGATAGTATGGTGCATGTTATGCGCCCTACGTTGGAGGACGTTATTCAAGACCCCGCAGCAGGAACAGGCGGTTTTTTAATCGCCGCCAATCGCTACATACGCGAAAACAGTGACCCGGATACCTGGACAGAAAAACAGCAACGCAAGTACCGTAGGAATACCTTCTACGGCATGGAGCATGTGCAGGACACGCACCGTCTGGCGTTAATGAATCTAATGCTGCATGGGCTGGAGTTTGTCCCGCAAGGGGCAGGTATCCGCTATGGCGATACGCTTTCACCAGACGGAGAAGCATTGCCGAAAGCAACGCTGATCCTTACCAATCCACCTTTCGGCTCCAAGAAAGGGGGTGGCCTACCTACTCGCAAGGACTTCACTTTTTCTACCAGCAATAAACAGTTTTGCTTTCTGCAACACATTTATGGTGGTCTCAAGCCTGGTGGTCGTGCTGCGGCAGTTTTTCCAGACAATGTGTTATTTGACAGCAATGTCGGTAAGCAGATTCGCGCTGAATTGATGGAAAAGTGCAACCTACATACCATCTTGCGTCTACCAAGTGGTATTTTTTATGCTCCAGGTGTTAAGACTAACGTGCTGTTTTTCACTCGTGGTAAAAAAGAAAAAGGTAATACTCAAGAAGTGTGGGTATACGATATGCGTGCTAATATATCGCAGTTTGGCAAGCGCACCCAACTGACCCGCGAACACTTTGCCGATTTTGAAGTTGCCTTTGGCTCTGATCCTCTTGGTAGCCCTGCAAGTCTTACCAAGCGTGTAGATACTGGTGAACAGGGACGTTTCCGCCTCTTTACCCGCGACTGGATTGCTGATCACAACGATAACTTAGATATCAGCTGGCTTAAAGATGAAAGCGCAGACGACACTAACGAACTACCCGAACTGGCAGTACTTGCACAAGAGGCTATGGTCGAACTAGAGGCAGCTCTGGCAGAATTACGAGGGATTTTAGAGGAGTTGGGTGAGGAGGTAGAAGCGTGA
- a CDS encoding TniQ family protein, with protein sequence MEQEVVQRPPWYIEPNEGESISHYFGRFRRHEAVCVSSPGSLSKAAGIGPVLARWEKFRLNPFPSEKELEAIGKLIGLDADRIAQMLPPKGEKMKLEPIRLCAACYAQQPYHRLEWQFQSTVGCNRHQLRLLSECPFCKERFAIPALWEQGECKKCHTPFRSMKKRQKVY encoded by the coding sequence ATGGAGCAAGAAGTTGTTCAACGTCCACCTTGGTATATCGAACCCAACGAAGGGGAGAGTATTAGTCACTATTTTGGTCGATTTAGGCGGCACGAGGCAGTTTGTGTATCGTCTCCTGGGAGTTTAAGTAAAGCCGCAGGAATTGGCCCAGTGTTAGCAAGGTGGGAAAAATTCCGGTTAAATCCGTTTCCCAGTGAAAAAGAATTAGAAGCAATTGGTAAATTAATTGGCTTGGATGCAGACCGAATTGCTCAAATGCTCCCGCCCAAGGGTGAAAAAATGAAACTTGAGCCAATACGCTTGTGTGCTGCGTGTTATGCACAACAGCCGTATCATAGATTAGAGTGGCAGTTCCAATCTACAGTGGGATGTAATCGCCATCAGCTACGTTTGCTTTCAGAATGCCCTTTTTGCAAAGAGCGTTTTGCTATTCCAGCGTTGTGGGAACAGGGAGAATGTAAAAAATGCCATACCCCTTTTAGGAGCATGAAAAAGCGACAGAAAGTTTACTAG
- the cas12k gene encoding type V CRISPR-associated protein Cas12k (Type V-K CRISPR systems have also been known as with the large Cas12k protein, has also been known as type V-U5, and Cas12k as C2c5.), whose translation MSSTSGKNPTNPIVRTISCNLSAKEDVLRKVWEEMSQKNTPLIVQLLKSVSEQPEFEANKENGTITKKEITELRRDITEDSDLKKQSGRLRSSADSLVTEVYSSWLRLYQVRKNKKEGKEYFLNNILKSDVELVEQSNCDLQTIRCKAKEILSQVEEFIEQVNNKPKINKTTSAKKKINKSNKNNKAIEEILNRFFIGNIDKTLTNTLYEIHRKSPDILTQCAVAYLIKNDNKVSEAEENLTQLNKRSSAKEIEIKRLETQIQNTRLPNGRDITGEKYSQAFEKLVNQVPQDNEEFAEWIAILLKKVSSLPYPILYSSGDLSWYKDEKGNIFVYFNGWAEYHFQICCDKRQLRFFERFLKYYKALKASEKGEEKLSGSLVTLRSAHLLWRQGKGKGEPWKVNKLALHCTYDARLWTAEGTEEVRQEKTDKAQAEVNQAESNENIDSKQQKKLTKNKSSLSRLKNSFARPSKPLYRGQSNIIVGISFHPVELATLVVVDINTKEILICKTVKELLGDAFPLLSRRRRQQVHFRKEREKAQKKDSPCDLGESKLGEYVDRLLAKRIVEVAKEYQASCIVLPGLKGIREIRTSVIQAKAETKFPGDINAQELYVKEYNRQIHNWSYSRLQESIKSRAAELKISIKFGKQPSHSTLQEQAINLALSA comes from the coding sequence ATGAGTTCCACTAGTGGAAAAAATCCCACCAATCCAATCGTTAGAACCATAAGCTGTAATTTAAGTGCTAAAGAAGATGTACTTCGTAAAGTATGGGAAGAAATGTCCCAAAAAAATACTCCTCTGATTGTTCAATTATTGAAATCTGTAAGTGAGCAACCAGAATTTGAAGCTAATAAAGAGAATGGAACAATAACTAAAAAAGAAATCACAGAATTACGTAGAGATATAACAGAGGATTCTGATTTGAAAAAACAGTCAGGTCGTCTTCGCTCATCAGCAGATTCTCTAGTCACAGAGGTGTATTCTTCATGGCTTAGACTATACCAAGTACGAAAAAACAAAAAAGAAGGTAAAGAATATTTTCTCAATAATATACTTAAAAGTGATGTTGAGCTTGTAGAACAGAGTAATTGCGATTTACAGACAATACGTTGTAAAGCAAAAGAGATACTGAGCCAGGTAGAAGAGTTTATAGAACAAGTTAATAATAAACCAAAGATAAATAAAACCACATCAGCAAAGAAAAAAATTAATAAATCCAATAAAAACAATAAGGCTATCGAAGAAATATTAAATCGTTTTTTTATTGGAAATATTGATAAAACCTTAACCAATACCCTATATGAAATTCATAGAAAATCACCGGATATTTTAACGCAGTGTGCGGTTGCTTACCTAATAAAAAATGATAATAAAGTTAGTGAAGCAGAGGAAAATCTCACACAATTGAATAAACGTAGCTCTGCAAAAGAAATCGAAATTAAACGTTTAGAAACACAGATACAGAATACTCGATTACCTAATGGTAGGGATATAACAGGAGAAAAATATAGTCAAGCATTTGAAAAATTAGTTAATCAAGTGCCTCAAGATAATGAAGAGTTTGCAGAATGGATAGCTATTTTACTAAAAAAAGTATCATCCTTACCATACCCAATACTTTATTCCAGTGGTGATTTAAGCTGGTATAAAGATGAGAAAGGAAACATTTTTGTTTACTTTAATGGCTGGGCTGAATACCACTTTCAAATTTGTTGTGATAAACGCCAACTTCGTTTTTTTGAACGCTTTTTAAAATATTACAAAGCTTTGAAAGCAAGTGAAAAAGGAGAAGAAAAGCTTTCAGGTAGCTTGGTTACACTACGTTCTGCACATTTGTTATGGCGGCAAGGTAAAGGTAAAGGTGAACCGTGGAAGGTCAATAAATTAGCCCTGCATTGTACCTATGATGCTCGTTTATGGACAGCAGAAGGTACAGAAGAAGTGAGACAAGAAAAGACTGATAAGGCTCAAGCAGAAGTAAATCAAGCAGAAAGTAATGAGAATATCGATAGTAAGCAACAGAAAAAGCTGACTAAAAATAAATCTTCGTTGTCTCGGCTTAAGAATTCATTTGCTCGTCCTAGTAAACCACTTTACAGAGGTCAATCTAATATAATTGTTGGTATTAGTTTCCATCCTGTCGAATTAGCAACACTCGTTGTAGTTGATATCAATACAAAAGAAATACTCATCTGTAAAACGGTCAAAGAGCTACTAGGTGATGCTTTTCCCCTGTTAAGCCGTAGGAGAAGGCAACAAGTGCATTTTCGTAAGGAGAGAGAAAAAGCTCAGAAAAAAGATTCTCCATGTGATCTAGGAGAGTCAAAACTAGGGGAATATGTTGATAGACTACTGGCAAAAAGAATAGTGGAAGTCGCCAAGGAATATCAAGCTAGTTGCATTGTATTGCCTGGATTAAAAGGTATTAGGGAAATTCGTACTAGCGTAATTCAAGCAAAGGCAGAAACTAAATTTCCAGGCGATATCAATGCACAAGAATTATATGTAAAGGAATATAATCGCCAGATACACAATTGGAGTTACAGCAGACTTCAAGAATCTATAAAGTCAAGAGCTGCTGAATTGAAAATTAGTATTAAATTTGGTAAGCAGCCATCTCATAGTACTCTACAAGAACAAGCAATAAATCTAGCATTGTCTGCTTAG
- a CDS encoding restriction endonuclease subunit S: MSELPQGWAMTSLGDICGTGQYGWTTKAVSQGFVKYLRTTDITKGQIDWHSVPYCQKTPFDLKKYCIQENDILISRAGSVGFSILITDIPCPIVFASYLIRFIPSKNIEPRYVAYSLKSPKYWQQISNASTGIALANVNAKKLAELRVPVAPLNEQKRIADKLDALFRRVDACQERLDRVPRILKRFRQNILDLAVSGKLTESWREANTIRISNTVESIQIEPIGDFLSAINSLDYVIPDGWVWLNPDLIKFSEKHSLSIGPFGSNLTVKDYRDAGIPLVFVRDIRTKNFGNETTKFISGEKAQELWAHRVEPGDLLITKMGDPPGDVAVFPLDRPISVITADCIRIKVNPEIVIIKLLSLFIESSLIRSLIKEITAGVAQQKISLQRFRSMPLPIPPLDEQQEIVRRVESLFAYADRLEAHYQAACTQIERLTPVLLAKAFRGELVSQDPNDEPASALLERIRIEQAAQSAKAKRDMTSRKPAMTKMTKESVKEAIRQLPKDKFSFDELRENLTGDYDSLKDILFTLLSEAEPILTQVFDQEERAMCFFRAGK; this comes from the coding sequence GTGAGTGAGCTTCCACAGGGTTGGGCTATGACCAGCCTTGGAGATATCTGTGGAACTGGTCAGTATGGCTGGACGACGAAAGCTGTGAGTCAAGGATTTGTTAAATATTTACGTACAACCGACATCACCAAAGGCCAAATAGACTGGCACTCTGTCCCCTATTGCCAAAAAACACCCTTTGATCTTAAAAAGTACTGTATTCAAGAAAATGATATCTTGATATCACGGGCTGGATCAGTCGGATTTAGCATATTAATTACAGATATTCCCTGCCCGATAGTTTTTGCATCGTATCTCATCCGATTTATTCCTTCTAAAAATATTGAGCCACGATACGTAGCATATTCTTTGAAGTCTCCCAAATACTGGCAACAAATTTCCAATGCTTCTACAGGAATCGCACTAGCTAATGTCAATGCTAAGAAGTTAGCAGAATTAAGAGTTCCTGTTGCCCCCCTCAACGAACAAAAACGCATCGCTGATAAGCTCGATGCTCTGTTTAGGCGGGTGGATGCCTGTCAAGAGAGACTAGATCGTGTGCCGCGCATTCTCAAACGTTTCCGCCAAAACATTCTTGATTTAGCAGTATCGGGAAAGCTAACGGAAAGCTGGCGAGAAGCCAATACTATCAGAATCAGTAACACAGTTGAATCAATACAGATCGAACCTATAGGTGATTTTCTTAGTGCAATCAATTCGCTTGATTATGTTATTCCTGATGGTTGGGTATGGCTCAATCCTGACTTAATTAAATTTTCTGAAAAGCACTCACTTTCAATTGGTCCATTCGGAAGCAACTTGACTGTTAAAGATTATAGAGATGCAGGTATTCCATTGGTATTTGTGCGAGATATACGCACGAAAAATTTTGGTAACGAAACAACAAAGTTTATAAGTGGAGAAAAAGCTCAAGAACTATGGGCACATAGAGTCGAACCCGGTGATCTACTAATTACTAAAATGGGTGATCCACCTGGAGATGTTGCAGTATTTCCTCTAGACAGACCTATTTCAGTGATTACAGCCGATTGTATCCGGATAAAAGTTAATCCTGAAATAGTAATTATAAAACTGTTGTCACTGTTTATCGAGAGTAGTTTGATTAGATCGCTAATAAAAGAGATAACTGCTGGCGTTGCCCAACAAAAAATAAGCTTGCAAAGATTTCGTTCTATGCCCCTACCTATTCCGCCACTTGATGAACAGCAAGAAATTGTTCGTCGTGTCGAATCGCTGTTCGCTTATGCTGATCGCCTCGAAGCCCACTATCAAGCTGCCTGTACTCAGATCGAGCGTTTGACACCAGTACTATTGGCTAAGGCCTTTCGCGGCGAACTGGTATCTCAAGACCCTAACGATGAACCAGCATCAGCACTGTTGGAGCGGATTCGCATTGAGCAAGCAGCACAATCCGCCAAAGCTAAGAGAGACATGACTTCTAGAAAACCAGCCATGACCAAAATGACCAAAGAATCTGTTAAGGAAGCAATTCGGCAATTACCCAAGGACAAATTTTCATTCGATGAACTGCGTGAAAACCTCACTGGTGATTATGACTCACTAAAGGATATCCTGTTTACACTCCTTAGTGAAGCCGAGCCGATTCTTACCCAGGTCTTTGATCAAGAGGAGCGAGCAATGTGTTTTTTTCGGGCAGGTAAATGA